The DNA sequence GTCAAGTTTCAGAGGGCTGGCAGCATcagggcaatttttggaggacaccctttTGTTGGTGATAGTAATCGAGCACTGGAAAGAAACGCGAGAGAAGCGCGACATCCACCACTCACCAACATTCACAGCTTAGAAGACAGACCTCCGAAGGTCTTTAAGGGAGAGTCCGCTGATATTACGttcaaagaaaaagaatcaaggtgGGTGTATCATCCCCACAACGACGCGCTGGTGATTACCATGCTTATTGGGGCAAAGAACGTACATCGAGTCTTCTTGGACAATGGGAGTTCTACGAACATCTTGTACTACAGCACTTACAAAAAACTGGGTTTCCCGGATAGCGACATGTATTTTGAAGATGCGCACGTCTATGGCTTTACTGGGGAAGCAGTGAGAGTTATGGGTTCGGTCAGGCTTCCCGTCACGCTCGGGAAAGGAGATTTGTCGGTTACTCAAATGATATATTTCAAGGTGCTAGTTCAGGATTCCGCGCACAATGTGTTGGTCGGCAGACCTTGGTTGCGAGCGTTCAGagtgataacctcgatacatcacttgatgataaaATTCCCAACACCAAACGGAGTTGGCAGTCTGAGAGGGTCACAGTATGAGTCACGTGACTGCTATCATAAGGCTGTTAAAGAATTTTGCAGGAGAAGGTACGAAGGAAAAGGTCTCCCCTTTGAGGATGTAGAAGATATTCATACAAAACTGAGTGGAGAGGTCCATGCCCACTATTTCGTTGAAGGCCCCGAAGAGGAAGAAACCTATGTCTCTAGGAACTCTTTTTTGACGCTGGGACATGTTTCGAAGATCCGTAGCGTGGAAGAAGTGGTAGTGAGCCATGCAGAGGAGATCATACAGAAGGAGGTTAACAGGGAAAAGTTGGAAGGGAGAAGTGAGATTTTGCAAGGTCTCGGGAATAACttcaaggtggatgctcctcaaaaGAAGGACGTGCCCTTGAGGCATGAAAATGgaattgaggttgatgctcctccaaatgaggacgcgccctcagatGCAAAAGTGGAAGTCGAAgacccccgagactttgatttcgatttggatcccaggatccctatgccCGCCGAAAAGACGGGACCGAccgaagacacaatatctatTCTGGTTGATAAAAATAACCCGAGCAAGGTTTTGAAAGTAGGATCCCGGTTAGATGATGAAATGAGAGGAAGTCTTACCCGCTTCCTAATTGTAAATCTTGATGTCTTCGCGTGGAGTCATTCAGATATGATAGGAATCGACCCAGAAGTAATGTGTCACCGTTTGAATATCTTCCCGAATTGCAAGGGCATACGTCAAAAACGCCGCCCAGTAAGTGGGGAAAGGGCAatagcattaaaagaagaagtagacCGGTTGTTGGAGGTGGGGCTAATCAAAGAATCGTTCTACCCCGAATGGCTTGCAAATCCAGTGCTGGTGAAGAAGccgaatgggaagtggaggacatgtgtggatttcacaTATCTCAATAAGGCCTGTCCAAAGGATAGCTTCCCGCTGCCAAGAATCGATCAGTTGGTTGATGCGACGGCGGGGCATGCgttgctgagttttatggatgcatacttCGGTTACAATCAAATTCCGATGTATGGCCCTGATCAAGAACATGCATCCTTCATTACTGACAGGGGGTTATACTGTTATATAGGAATGCCGTTTGGTTTGATTAATGTTGGCGCAACCTACCAGCGGTTGGTAAAAATGATGTTCAAGGATCAAATCGGGAGAActatggaagtgtatgtggatgatatgctgGTAAAGTCCGAGGTGGTAAGTGACCACATCAAGCACCTGATGGAGATGTTTAACATTCTAAGGAGGTTTCGTATGAAATTAAATCCGCAAAAGTGTGTGTTCGGCGTGGAGTCGGGCAAGTTTCTCGGGTTCATTGTCAACCAccggggaattgaggccaaccccgcgAAGATCAAGGCATTGTTGGATATGAAGTCACCCACCAATGTGAAACAGGTGCAGAGTTTGACTGGGAGAATCGCCGCGTTAAATCGATTTGTTTCCAAGTCGTCCGATAGATGCAAGGAATTTTTCAAGGCAATTAAATTAGCGgggaaagactttgtatggacaTCAGAATGCGAAGAggctttcaaaagaatcaaggagcaaCTGGGAAACCCTCCCATGTTGTCAAAGCCATTGGATGGGGAATCTCTAATACTGTACCTCGCAGTGTCTGAATATTCGATCAGTGCAGTTCTGGTAAGAGAGGAAGATGGGCAGCAGTCACCGGTGTACTACGTGAGCAAGCGGTTGCATGACGCTGAAACTCGCTACACAGGCATGGAGAAACTGGTTTACGCCCTAATTCTTGCATCAAGAAAGTTGCGGCCGTATTTTCAAGCCCATAGAATTGAAGTCCGCATGGCGTACCCGCTACGGCAGGTCCTTCATAAACCAGAGTCATCGGGAAGAATGCTGAAATGGGCTGTGGAGTTAGgacagtttgatttggaatatgtGCCCCGGACAACGATCAAAGGGCAAGCCTTAGCCGATTTCTTGTTGGAATTTAATTCTGAAGTTGACGATAAAGCTTTGGTAACGCTACATCCACCTCATGCTGAGGAGTCGTTGGAGGAATTTCCACATCcctggtggatcttgcatgtggatggggcAGTTAACAATGGGGGAGCAGGCGCGGGGATAATGCTTGTGTCTCCCGAAGGTCATCATCTGATGAGCgcaattcatttcaagttttatgcaacGAATAATGATGTGGAGTATGAAGCACTAATCAATGGCCTGAAGATTGCTTTGGAGATGGGGGTGCGGAACCTAATTGCAAGAAGTGACTCAGAGCTGGTGGTGAATCAGGTGAGAGGGGGATTTCAAGTGCGAGGCCCGCGAACAGAAGTATACTTGAGATGTACACAGCGCCTGATTGGAATGTTCAAAGAAGTTAGGTTGGAATGTGTTCCGCGGGAGAAGAACAGTAATGCGGATGCTCTGGCAAAAATGGGGTCGCAACAAGAGGCTGTGTGGTTAGGATCCATCCCTCTTGAAATGCAGGAgattcctagtatcccagagatggaaactatgcaagtggatgaggctcccaaggaaacatggataACACCCATTCTGGCTTACATTCGCGAGGGAACACTCCCCGAGGATAAGTTTAAGGCTCGCCGACTCCGCTACCAGGCTGCAAGGTATGTGATATACGACGAAGTTCTATACAAGAGAGGGTTCAATCAACCTTTGCTTAGATGTGtcgaagaagaagaaggaaattatatcttaagagaagtacatgaaggaatctgtggcaatcactcggggggtagctcgttGGCAATGAAAGTTTTGTGCCAAGGATATTATTGGCCTACGATGAAAGAGGATGCTACAAACTTTGTCAGGGCGTGTGATCGCTGTCAACGTTTTGCAAATTACTCGTCTATGCCGGCAACGCTCTTGATGCCTATGGTAAGCCCATGGCCATTCGCCATGTGGGGAATCGATCTTATCGGAGAATTGCCTAAAGCTAAAGGGGACGTCAAGTATGCAGTGGTTGCGGTCGACTACTTTACTAAATGGGTGGAAGCTATGCCACTGGCTactatcaccgcaaagaaaatcaGGGATTTTGTTTTCAATTCCATCGTATGcaggtttggaatcccttacaagcttGTCTCCGACAATGGAAAGCAGTTTGATAGAAAGGAGTTGCGACAACTATGTGAGGAGTTGAAAATTAAGAAGGAGTTTACagcggtctatcatcctcaaagcaatggaCATACAGAAGCtgttaataaaataataaagcatac is a window from the Apium graveolens cultivar Ventura chromosome 1, ASM990537v1, whole genome shotgun sequence genome containing:
- the LOC141712443 gene encoding uncharacterized protein LOC141712443 — encoded protein: MQNNDEILQRGQEEPRMRENIQDQNGNMPQPQPQGEGRRDPPPHPGGNQGEFQQVAEQPQQPNVQTIPRAQLPAGYRNTTNDLRFHGNSDPVEFLGHFNIEMDVYQVPDLAQCRLLAATFREGAQQWFQKLGPAGLRVGTDFWKHLQGKVPMSLADVLAQAESFKAIEQSLAETKKNDNTHNSKGRSKRRDRSLSPDYRQNARSPNRVNTVSSRREWSPPSNYERRINNYTPLAASIDHIFEVKRRRGIDDKAKDERQPLRAEDVEKIAEVKFQRAGSIRAIFGGHPFVGDSNRALERNAREARHPPLTNIHSLEDRPPKVFKGESADITFKEKESRWVYHPHNDALVITMLIGAKNVHRVFLDNGSSTNILYYSTYKKLGFPDSDMYFEDAHVYGFTGEAVRVMGSVRLPVTLGKGDLSVTQMIYFKVLVQDSAHNVLVGRPWLRAFRVITSIHHLMIKFPTPNGVGSLRGSQYESRDCYHKAVKEFCRRRYEGKGLPFEDVEDIHTKLSGEVHAHYFVEGPEEEETYVSRNSFLTLGHVSKIRSVEEVVVSHAEEIIQKEVNREKLEGRSEILQGLGNNFKVDAPQKKDVPLRHENGIEVDAPPNEDAPSDAKVEVEDPRDFDFDLDPRIPMPAEKTGPTEDTISILVDKNNPSKVLKVGSRLDDEMRGSLTRFLIVNLDVFAWSHSDMIGIDPEVMCHRLNIFPNCKGIRQKRRPVSGERAIALKEEVDRLLEVGLIKESFYPEWLANPVLVKKPNGKWRTCVDFTYLNKACPKDSFPLPRIDQLVDATAGHALLSFMDAYFGYNQIPMYGPDQEHASFITDRGLYCYIGMPFGLINVGATYQRLVKMMFKDQIGRTMEVYVDDMLVKSEVVSDHIKHLMEMFNILRRFRMKLNPQKCVFGVESGKFLGFIVNHRGIEANPAKIKALLDMKSPTNVKQVQSLTGRIAALNRFVSKSSDRCKEFFKAIKLAGKDFVWTSECEEAFKRIKEQLGNPPMLSKPLDGESLILYLAVSEYSISAVLVREEDGQQSPVYYVSKRLHDAETRYTGMEKLVYALILASRKLRPYFQAHRIEVRMAYPLRQVLHKPESSGRMLKWAVELGQFDLEYVPRTTIKGQALADFLLEFNSEVDDKALVTLHPPHAEESLEEFPHPWWILHVDGAVNNGGAGAGIMLVSPEGHHLMSAIHFKFYATNNDVEYEALINGLKIALEMGVRNLIARSDSELVVNQVRGGFQVRGPRTEVYLRCTQRLIGMFKEVRLECVPREKNSNADALAKMGSQQEAVCSLAMKVLCQGYYWPTMKEDATNFVRACDRCQRFANYSSMPATLLMPMVSPWPFAMWGIDLIGELPKAKGDVKYAVVAVDYFTKWVEAMPLATITAKKIRDFVFNSIVCRFGIPYKLVSDNGKQFDRKELRQLCEELKIKKEFTAVYHPQSNGHTEAVNKIIKHTLKTKLEERKGNWPEELPKVMWSYNTTPRSTTGETSFMLTYGYEAMVPVEVGSGSLRRDCYRKKDAEVNQRLHLDLLEETRENSQLRLAAYQQRVARYYNKKGYARIIG